One part of the Eublepharis macularius isolate TG4126 chromosome 16, MPM_Emac_v1.0, whole genome shotgun sequence genome encodes these proteins:
- the LOC129344167 gene encoding uncharacterized protein LOC129344167, with amino-acid sequence MLDPPSSEYSPPPSQEGQSNEVFTYNIQSQSVNSPVRCPYPEQLEPTANLETPYYLPSSQSGAYQFSQYSQPQVSQVHHFPVHLSSGILPSVRLTPATPSKSGPAFFSLPANGGLMAYQPAEGTQGYLQNHVGGQLLVQQAAAGSSGYISAFQAVPWNEFYVPGAPFSSQLCTQMQLSNSGGGCYPAEQVPGVQKQSVPPTSCLLQLPRAPLPGSTVVFAAMQMAPADPDSNPDHQSQAEPLAPPERGSSSASFPQEEPNVADFSEENKN; translated from the exons ATGCTAGACCCACCCAGCAGTGAATACAGCCCCCCACCAAGTCAAGAAGGCCAGTCCAATGAAGTCTTCACTTACAACATCCAGAGCCAAAG TGTCAACTCTCCGGTGCGCTGCCCTTACCCTGAACAGCTGGAGCCAACAGCCAACCTGGAGACCCCATATTACCTTCCCAGTAGCCAGTCTGGGGCCTACCAGTTCAGTCAGTATTCCCAGCCACAGGTCTCTCAAGTGCACCATTTCCCAGTCCACCTAAGCAGCGGCATTTTGCCCAGTGTCCGCCTCACACCAGCGACACCCAGTAAATCTGGACCAGCTTTTTTTTCTTTGCCCGCCAATGGTGGGCTTATGGCCTATCAACCTGCCGAAGGCACTCAAGGGTACCTGCAGAACCATGTAGGGGGACAGCTCTTAGTCCAACAAGCTGCAGCTGGGAGCTCAG gctACATCTCAGCATTTCAGGCTGTACCCTGGAATGAGTTTTATGTGCCAGGAGCACCATTCTCCAGTCAGCTGTGCACGCAGATGCAGTTGTCTAACTCAGGGGGAGGATGTTATCCTGCCGAGCAGGTGCCAGGTGTTCAGAAGCAGAGCGTACCTCCCACATCCTGCCTGCTTCAGCTGCCCAGAGCACCACTGCCGGGCTCTACCGTGGTGTTCGCTGCAATGCAAATGGCACCTGCAGATCCTGATTCAAACCCAGACCACCAGTCTCAGGCCGAGCCCCTGGCACCACCTGAGAGAGGCTCCAGctctgccagcttccctcaagaggAACCAAACGTTGCAG ATTTCTCTGAAGAGAACAAGAACTGA